The Chitinophagales bacterium genome includes a region encoding these proteins:
- a CDS encoding sulfatase-like hydrolase/transferase, protein MKNNLAITNKNVNQTFFHLNKYTARLFICISLLFVQSFVSNTITAQSNNSKPPNILVILLDDARYDMFAPNGGPDFFSTPAINRIAEEGINFKYTGVTTSLCVPSRSSIYTGLYSHHHGAIDNYHSPKKGLTYVSSLLQNAGYYTGFVGKWLLSDILPDTPIGFNYWAISNVASHLSPSITFNDGTTAKYQGHDAVIFTNFAIDFLTNKVPSGKPWMLFLFHRVPHTPLQALTGEDTLYQHVPITFPDNFASYKKNFPSYLYPAHQYSGDSAYLDQYIRDYYETCQAAEYSVDSVLSYLEANHILDSTLIIFSSDNGFFLGEHDLKEKQLSYDVSLRVPLFIRYPKWFEAGTVVDNEFAANIDFAPTLLEAAGVPNTYRMDGISLHQLAMGQVHRKDFFFEFYPADDYCWEAIRSLSYEYIYSYCSSSTEEFFDLISDPEENNNLIFDPSYASVIQQFRVKRDSFRLSTNDTLQPLPGNCKMQSVYYQDADGDGYGNPDISKKSTTAPSGYVLMSGDCNDNNASQHPGVLEICNSIDDNCNGQIDEGVKSTFYSDADNDGYGNPSFFTVACNAPTGYVSNDLDCNDANLSIHPGAAENCNGIDDNCNWETDEGVKFIYYADADADGYGNANNSTSACSVPNGYVLNSSDCNDANARINPNSTEVMNGIDDDCDGLTDEKSTFYADQDHDGFGNPDVSTEGDSVLNGYVADHTDCDDLNANIHPGASEACNGIDDNCNSQVDEGVKSSYYEDSDGDGYGKSTVIMQACAAPSGYVVNNTDCNDANGNIHPGAADACNGIDDNCNGIVDENTIAATISPAGTVTTCSGVSITLTANSGTGISYQWLKNNKNISGATNQTYSTKTAAGYQVKETNTFNCSGTSATTSLNLASLPTATITPLGNLNICQTNSVVLQANSGTGLRYQWVKGNADISGATGQNYTATKTATYKVMVTNSSNCSKTSAGVKVTKTCREHSMFLPNSFVLSIFPNPANNKFTVKFNLPEDLLKANGDYTLATLEIRNILGQIIYAEDFSINETEVVKKITLNSGEGMYMVSVLINNRIYSAQVIIAN, encoded by the coding sequence ATGAAAAACAATTTAGCAATTACTAATAAAAATGTTAATCAAACATTTTTTCACCTGAATAAATATACTGCCCGGCTATTTATTTGTATTTCATTATTGTTTGTACAAAGCTTTGTTTCGAATACAATTACTGCCCAGTCGAATAATTCAAAGCCACCTAACATCCTGGTAATTCTGCTGGATGATGCCCGGTACGATATGTTTGCACCCAACGGTGGGCCAGACTTTTTCAGCACTCCTGCTATAAACCGCATTGCTGAGGAGGGGATTAATTTTAAGTATACGGGCGTCACTACTTCATTGTGCGTGCCAAGCCGCTCGTCTATCTATACGGGTTTATATTCTCATCATCACGGGGCCATTGATAATTATCATTCACCAAAAAAAGGGCTGACTTATGTCTCAAGCTTGCTTCAGAATGCAGGGTACTACACCGGCTTCGTCGGCAAATGGCTCCTCAGTGATATTTTGCCTGACACACCTATTGGTTTTAATTACTGGGCAATTTCAAATGTAGCCTCTCATTTAAGTCCGTCCATTACATTTAATGACGGAACCACTGCAAAATATCAGGGCCATGATGCCGTGATCTTTACAAATTTTGCAATCGACTTTCTTACAAACAAAGTACCTTCAGGTAAACCCTGGATGCTATTTTTATTTCACCGTGTTCCACACACTCCTTTGCAGGCGCTAACCGGGGAAGATACTTTATACCAGCATGTCCCTATTACTTTCCCTGACAACTTTGCTTCTTATAAGAAAAATTTTCCTTCCTATCTGTATCCCGCCCATCAATATTCAGGTGACTCAGCATACCTTGATCAATACATCAGGGATTACTATGAAACTTGTCAGGCTGCTGAGTACAGCGTAGACAGCGTACTCAGTTATCTGGAAGCCAATCATATCCTTGACAGCACGCTGATTATCTTTTCAAGTGATAATGGGTTTTTTCTTGGAGAGCACGATCTTAAGGAGAAACAACTTTCTTATGATGTATCGCTTCGGGTGCCTCTTTTCATTCGTTACCCGAAATGGTTTGAAGCAGGAACCGTAGTTGACAATGAATTTGCTGCTAATATTGATTTTGCACCAACCCTGCTCGAGGCGGCCGGAGTTCCGAATACTTATAGAATGGATGGCATCTCGCTGCATCAACTCGCAATGGGTCAAGTGCACCGTAAAGATTTTTTCTTTGAATTCTATCCTGCCGATGATTATTGCTGGGAAGCCATTCGATCTTTAAGCTATGAATATATCTATAGTTATTGCAGCAGCTCTACCGAAGAATTTTTTGATCTTATATCAGATCCTGAAGAAAATAATAATTTAATATTTGATCCTTCATATGCTTCCGTTATTCAACAGTTCCGGGTAAAACGGGACAGCTTTCGGTTAAGCACGAATGACACCCTTCAGCCTCTGCCTGGAAATTGTAAAATGCAGTCAGTGTATTACCAGGATGCAGACGGAGATGGTTATGGAAATCCCGATATCAGTAAAAAAAGTACTACTGCTCCTTCCGGATATGTTTTAATGAGCGGTGATTGCAATGATAATAATGCAAGTCAACATCCTGGAGTATTGGAAATCTGTAATAGCATTGACGATAATTGTAACGGCCAAATTGATGAAGGAGTAAAATCAACCTTTTATTCAGATGCAGATAATGATGGTTATGGCAACCCATCCTTTTTTACCGTCGCCTGTAATGCTCCCACAGGTTATGTTTCAAATGATCTGGATTGCAATGATGCCAACCTCAGCATCCATCCCGGAGCAGCAGAAAACTGTAATGGCATTGATGATAATTGCAATTGGGAAACTGATGAAGGAGTAAAATTTATTTATTATGCAGACGCCGACGCAGACGGTTATGGTAATGCAAATAATTCTACTTCCGCATGCAGCGTTCCAAATGGATATGTCCTAAATTCTTCAGATTGCAACGATGCCAATGCCCGCATTAATCCGAATTCAACAGAGGTAATGAATGGCATCGATGATGATTGCGATGGATTAACTGATGAGAAATCAACATTCTACGCGGACCAGGATCACGATGGATTCGGAAACCCTGATGTAAGTACTGAAGGAGATTCGGTTTTAAACGGATATGTGGCTGACCATACTGATTGCGATGATTTAAATGCAAATATTCATCCGGGAGCTTCAGAAGCGTGTAACGGTATTGATGACAACTGCAATTCACAGGTGGATGAGGGAGTAAAATCCTCTTATTATGAGGATAGTGATGGAGATGGTTATGGGAAATCTACTGTTATCATGCAGGCTTGTGCCGCACCTTCGGGGTATGTAGTAAATAATACAGATTGCAATGATGCAAATGGAAATATTCATCCTGGAGCAGCCGATGCATGTAACGGCATAGATGATAACTGCAATGGCATTGTAGATGAAAATACCATTGCTGCAACCATTTCGCCCGCGGGAACAGTAACCACCTGCAGCGGAGTTTCTATAACCTTAACCGCTAATAGCGGAACGGGGATCTCTTATCAATGGCTAAAAAATAACAAGAATATTTCCGGCGCTACCAATCAAACTTATTCTACGAAGACTGCAGCAGGCTATCAGGTGAAAGAGACGAATACCTTTAATTGTTCAGGCACCTCTGCCACTACATCTCTTAATTTGGCCAGCCTTCCCACAGCTACCATTACACCGTTAGGGAATCTGAATATCTGCCAGACAAACTCTGTGGTATTACAAGCCAACTCAGGAACAGGCTTAAGGTATCAATGGGTTAAAGGAAACGCTGATATTTCGGGAGCAACAGGACAAAATTATACTGCAACTAAAACAGCCACCTATAAAGTTATGGTTACGAACAGCAGCAACTGCAGTAAAACATCAGCGGGAGTAAAGGTCACGAAAACATGCCGGGAGCATTCTATGTTTCTTCCAAATTCTTTCGTTTTATCCATCTTTCCGAATCCTGCTAATAACAAATTCACAGTCAAATTTAATTTACCGGAAGATCTGCTTAAGGCCAATGGTGATTATACATTAGCGACCCTTGAAATAAGAAATATTCTCGGCCAAATAATCTATGCCGAAGATTTTTCCATCAATGAAACCGAAGTGGTAAAAAAAATTACTCTCAATTCTGGAGAGGGAATGTACATGGTAAGTGTGCTTATAAATAACAGAATCTATTCAGCGCAAGTCATTATTGCAAATTAG
- a CDS encoding S8 family serine peptidase, whose translation MVKRLRLVLIAAVLLSAVCWQTISGQSIPQDWFHLDPKLDHYYGVSDNRAYSELLKNLTRHTVIVAIIDGGTDVEHPDLKANVWTNPKEISGNGIDDDGNGYIDDIHGWNFIGGKDGDVQYDNLEITRVYRDLNARFGNSDSSKISPADKADYERYLKVKQDFTREAMTSKFNYTLYGNMAKSLQRLSAELSNDDPTADQVSSFQPENDSLAIAKNLLLSFLSHGYSLHDALREMNDGVMEVQAQVNYMYNLDFDPRYIVGDNYKDASERIYGNNDVKGPESMHGTHVAGIIGAVRGNGEGVEGIAANNVRLMIVRVVPDGDERDKDVANGIRYAVNNGAKVINMSFGKSYGYNKAAVDEAVKYAASKDVLLVHAAGNDSKDDDVNDHYPNAHYSDGTGTATNWIEVGASSYDKNVASFSNYGRRSVDLWGPGVKIYSTVTDAKYQNLQGTSMASPAVAGVAAIIRAYFPGLTAIQVREVLMKSVVKIPGKITLPGSDNKKIKLKKISQTNGVVNAYNAVKIAEKMKQ comes from the coding sequence ATGGTAAAAAGATTGCGCCTGGTACTTATTGCGGCCGTGTTACTGAGTGCTGTTTGCTGGCAAACTATATCAGGCCAATCAATTCCTCAGGATTGGTTCCATCTGGACCCTAAACTCGACCATTATTACGGAGTAAGTGATAACCGCGCTTACAGCGAATTATTAAAAAACCTTACTCGTCACACTGTAATTGTCGCAATTATTGATGGGGGAACAGATGTTGAGCATCCTGATCTTAAGGCAAATGTCTGGACTAATCCCAAAGAAATTTCCGGCAATGGAATAGATGATGATGGCAATGGCTACATTGATGATATACATGGATGGAATTTTATTGGTGGAAAAGATGGTGATGTGCAATATGACAATTTGGAAATAACGAGGGTTTACCGCGATCTCAATGCAAGATTTGGTAACAGCGATTCTTCCAAAATTTCGCCTGCGGACAAAGCTGATTATGAGCGATATTTAAAAGTGAAGCAGGATTTTACGAGAGAAGCCATGACTTCCAAATTCAACTATACACTCTATGGTAATATGGCTAAATCACTTCAGCGCTTATCGGCAGAGTTGAGTAACGACGATCCCACTGCCGACCAGGTCTCCTCATTTCAACCTGAAAATGATTCACTTGCCATAGCAAAAAATTTGCTGCTCAGCTTTTTATCTCATGGTTATTCATTGCACGATGCTCTAAGGGAAATGAATGACGGCGTTATGGAAGTGCAGGCGCAGGTGAATTACATGTACAACCTGGATTTTGATCCGAGATATATTGTCGGCGATAATTACAAAGATGCTTCAGAGCGTATTTATGGGAATAATGATGTAAAAGGACCCGAATCAATGCATGGTACTCATGTTGCAGGAATAATAGGAGCTGTACGTGGAAATGGTGAAGGGGTGGAAGGCATCGCTGCAAATAATGTAAGACTTATGATTGTGCGTGTAGTGCCTGATGGCGATGAACGTGATAAAGATGTTGCAAATGGCATAAGATACGCTGTAAATAATGGAGCCAAAGTAATTAATATGAGCTTTGGAAAATCGTATGGATATAATAAAGCAGCCGTTGATGAGGCAGTAAAATATGCAGCCAGCAAAGACGTCCTGTTGGTTCATGCCGCGGGAAATGATAGTAAAGACGATGATGTAAATGATCATTATCCTAATGCTCACTACTCGGATGGGACGGGCACAGCAACCAATTGGATTGAAGTAGGAGCTTCTTCCTATGATAAAAATGTAGCCTCATTTTCAAACTACGGAAGAAGAAGTGTGGATCTGTGGGGCCCGGGAGTGAAAATTTATTCTACCGTTACGGATGCAAAATATCAAAACCTGCAGGGTACCAGTATGGCTTCGCCGGCTGTTGCCGGAGTCGCCGCAATCATTCGTGCGTATTTCCCTGGCCTGACAGCTATACAGGTTAGAGAAGTATTGATGAAAAGCGTGGTTAAAATTCCTGGAAAAATAACCTTACCCGGAAGTGACAATAAAAAGATAAAACTTAAAAAAATCTCCCAAACTAATGGTGTGGTGAATGCCTATAATGCAGTAAAAATTGCGGAGAAGATGAAGCAATAG